From one Leptolyngbya sp. CCY15150 genomic stretch:
- a CDS encoding helix-turn-helix domain-containing protein, translated as YELVRDYNAHGPQCLGDGRRENPGAPPLLSEEQQALLLQVLRGEAPDGGLWNGRKVADYLSELLDQPISR; from the coding sequence TACGAACTAGTCCGTGACTACAATGCCCATGGACCGCAGTGTCTCGGCGATGGTCGCCGTGAGAATCCTGGGGCTCCCCCGTTGCTGAGCGAGGAGCAACAAGCCCTGCTGTTGCAAGTGCTGCGGGGGGAGGCTCCCGACGGAGGATTATGGAATGGGCGCAAAGTCGCTGACTATCTGAGTGAACTCCTCGATCAACCGATCAGTCG